A genomic stretch from Cydia amplana chromosome 1, ilCydAmpl1.1, whole genome shotgun sequence includes:
- the LOC134653585 gene encoding uncharacterized protein LOC134653585 → MRFPDCSSRLASALFYLRDYLEAHGLTLSVPKCKAVVFTRKKNIPPIELSLEGQEIEIVNSPPQASIFTGEAVALYEAITYIKSHNQDKSIILTDSLSCLQDLKRLPFHSKDNFFLTLKIKDKLRECHDANLQVVLAWIPSHSGITGNEVVDQCAKAAIHQSFASDQKCFTRDIRSSIRCLLFEKWNKLWQLSRRAKGQHYGNLQPNIPPKPWFFKHKGYSNVVTSNIIRLRLGHICSPVRLAKSRIRDSSICECGLDEGWMDTLPNTVYTSPTIFIVLAVCYPTSTLAESSSPDGAIIHKN, encoded by the exons ATGAGGTTTCCAG ACTGCTCGTCCCGATTGGCCTCGGCCCTGTTCTACCTAAGAGATTACCTTGAAGCTCATGGACTTACCCTATCCGTCCCCAAATGTAAAGCTGTAGTATTCACTCGCAAAAAAAACATTCCACCTATAGAACTCTCCTTGGAGGGGCAAGAAATTGAAATTGTTAACTCG CCTCCACAAGCCTCAATATTTACTGGCGAAGCAGTCGCTCTATATGAAGCTATCACCTACATTAAATCGCACAATCAAGACAAAAGTATAATCTTGACTGATTCTCTGAGCTGCCTACAGGACCTGAAGAGACTACCATTTCACTCCAAGGATAACTTCTTCCtaaccttaaaaataaaagataaactTAGAGAATGCCATGATGCCAATTTGCAAGTAGTGTTGGCATGGATCCCTAGCCATTCAGGCATAACGGGCAACGAGGTCGTGGACCAATGTGCTAAAGCTGCCATACACCAGAGCTTCGCTTCTGACCAAAAATGCTTTACTCGCGACATAAGATCTTCGATAAGATGTCTTCTATTTGAAAAATGGAATAAATTATGGCAGCTCTCACGTAGAGCCAAGGGTCAACATTACGGTAACTTACAGCCAAATATCCCTCCTAAACCCTGGTTTTTCAAGCACAAAGGCTATTCTAATGTTGTTACCTCGAATATTATCAGATTACGACTTGGACATATTTGTTCGCCAGTGCGCCTGGCCAAGAGCCGAATAAGGGATAGCTCTATCTGTGAGTGTGGACTGGACGAAG GGTGGATGGATACTCTACCGAACACCGTCTATACATCACCGACGATCTTTATCGTACTGGCCGTGTGTTATCCAACCTCGACACTGGCGGAATCATCAAGCCCTGATGGAGCCATAATAcacaaaaattga